The genomic stretch ACAGGAACACAGAGCTCTTAGGCCAGCGGTGGGTTTGACCTACTAAAGAACAATATGCAGAAAATACCTCATCCCTACTGTAAAATAAAATATGGTCGGATCTAAACAGCATTAATGCACACTTAAACGTAGCAAAACGTTTAGCAACAGAAAATGAAAGCAAGCTTTTCTTATTGGAAACAGAACACAAAGTCCCGTAGTCTTCCTGTCTTCCATGGGTGTGTGGGACGTAGGGATGTGGGTGGAAGTAGCAGGGAACATAGCTGAACGAGCTAGGAGGGTGTTCTGAGCCAGAACCTCAGCCACTACATGGCTTAGAAGTAGAAAGGCATCTCCctctgagggaagagagagagagagagagagagagagacagagagagagagagagagagagaggcagagagacagacagagagagagacagacagagagagacagagagagagacagacagagagagagagagagagagacagagagagagagagagagacagagagagagagagagacagacagagacagagagagagagagacagagaaagacagagttacCCATCCCCCGACACCAACACAATCACTAATCTCTCTACAATCACCTACTTATGGGATATAGAATATAAATATGATGATAAAACAGAGAGGATATGACGATAAAACACAGAAGATGATATGATGATAAAACAGAGATAATGATATGATGATAAAACAGAGATAATGATATGATGATAAAACAGAGATAATGATATGATGATAAAACACAGAAGATGATATGATGATAAAACACAGATGATATGGTGATAAAACACAGAAGATGATATGATGATAAAACAGAGATAATGATATGATGATAAAACACAGAAGATAATATGATGATAAAACACAGAAGATAATATGATGATAAAACAGAGAAGATAATATGATGATAAAACAGAGATGATATGATGATAAAACACAGAAGATGATATGATGATAAAACAGAGATAATATGGTGATAAAACAGTGATAATATGATGATAGAACAGAGAAGATAATATGATGATAAAACACAGATAATATGATGATAAAACAGAGATAGTAGACAGTAGATTTCCCTTCAATTCCACACCAACAATTAATTTCACACAGACAGTAGATTTCCTTTCAAATCCACTCCATCACTGAATCTCCAGCACAATTTCACATTAAATTCGTgaaaatatgtacaaaaagtatTTCAACAGATTTTGTGCGTTTTTGTGTCTTAATTCCtaggaaaatacatttttggggggcaaaCTTCGGAAAACATCTTTTAAAAGTTATTAGAGCAATGCATTTTGGGCAATGGTGTTTTCTACACTGCTTCATTTGTATAAAAACAAACGCTTTAACAACCCAATGTTGTTAATCAACCAGGTTGTCACAGAGATACTTATAATAGTAatggttaaaaatatatatattaaatgccAATGATGTTTTCTATGCATGTTTTCACTTAATAATTTGCGATAACGGTGTTATGTCGGATTTGATGAGGGTTCTGTATTTATCTGTTTTGTTGTTGTATCAATGAAGGTTTTTAATTGGGAACATTTTCATGATGGGAAATAAATTAATCAATAAATGTGGGGAAACAGAAGacctgcaaaaaaaaaatctgttacgcgaatgcagtaagccagggtaagttgctagctagcattaaacgtatcttataaaaaacaatcaatcataatcactagttatctacacatggttgatgattttattagtttatctagcgtgtcctgcgttaaatataatcaatgcagtgcgtatcgttgctccaatgtgtacctaaccatgaacatcaatgcctttcttaaaatcaatacacagaagtatatatttttaaacctgcatatttagctaaaagaaatccaggttagcaggcaatattaaccaggtgaaattgtgtcacttctcttgtgttcattgcatgcagaatcagtgtatatgcaacagtttgggcctcctaatttgccagaattttacgtaattatgacataacattgaagggtgtgcaatgtaacaggaatatttagactgatggatgccacccgttagataaaatacggaacggttccgtatttcactgaaagaataaacgtcttgttttcgagatgatagtttccggattcgaccatattaatgacccaaggctcgtatttctgtgtgttattatgttataactaagtctatgatttgatagagcagtctgactgagcgatggtaggcaccagcaggctcataagcattcattcaaacagcactttcgtgtgttttgccagcagctcttcgttgtgcgtcaagcattgcgctgtttatgacttcaagcttatcaactcccgagattaggctggtgtaaccgatgtgcaatggctagctagttagcggggtgcgcgctaatagtgtttcaaacgtcactcgctctgagacttggagtggttgttccccttgctctgcatgggtaacgctgctgcGAGGGTTGccgttgtcgttgtgttcctggttcgagcccaggtaggggcgaggagagggacggaagctgtactgttacactggcagtactaaagtgcctataagaacatccaatagtcaaaggttaatgaaatacaaatggtatagagagaaatagtcctataatttctataataactacaacctaaaacttcttacctgggaatattgaagactcatgttaaaagaaaccaccagctttcatatgttctcatgttctgagcaaggaacttaaacgttagctttcttacatggcacatattgcacttttactttattttccaacactttgtttttgcattatttaaaccaaattgaacgtttcattatttatttgaggctaaattgattttattgatgtattatattaagttaaaataagtgttcattcagtattgttgtaattgtcattattacaaatatttttttttttaaatcgtccgacaaatcggtatcggcttttttttttggtcctccaataatcggcatcggtaTCGCCGTCGAAAAATcattatcggtcgacctctaataacaagtttcccgtcctaaaaaCGTATCACCATTTCCCAATCAAATAGGTTCCTTGATACCACAAAAGAGAAACTGCATTTTATTCTCCAATCTTTCAACATCGCCTTATATTAAATGCGCTATGAAGAAAATAGTTTTTGCCTAACCCTTTCTGCCTCTAAGTGCTACGGTGTCCCAAAGTATTAAAGTGAAAACAAGGAAGTATtagcttttatttaaaaaacaacaacaacactactattatattgtaattattttggtGACAACCTGGTTGATTAACAATATTAGGACGCGAACACGTTTGcttttatataaataaatgtgggaCACAAAAAAAGGCAGTGTAGAACACCGTTGCCCATCATGCATTGCTCTAATAACTTTAGCCTCccccaatttttatttatttttctatgaATGAAGTTGCACAAAAATGTGTGTCTGTTCACATGAATTAAGATACACAAGAATACACAAGAAATGCACAAAATCTGCTGAAatactttttgtacatatttgccCGAATTGAGTGTGAGATTGTTTTGGAATCTCCCACAGTCCATTCAATTCCACTTcaacactgactcacacacacacacacacacacacacacacacacacacacacacacacacacacacacacacacacacacacacacacacacacacacacacacacacacagacacacacacacacacacagtagatttCCCATAAATTCCACTTcaacactgactcacacacacacactcacacacacacacacacacacacacacacacacacacacacacacacacacacacacacacacacacacacacacacacacacacacacacacacacacacacacacacacacacacacacacacagtagatttCCCATAAATTACACTTCAACACTGACTGGACTGTAAACAGTGACTGTGAGGGACTTTTACTTTCAGAATGACCCAGCCCCATTGCTTCATGTGGTTTACAGGAAGCATTGGCCCTTCTTATAGGAAATTCAAAGGCTGTCTGTGGAGCATGGGGTGACTTGACAGTACCTGCAAAAGGGATGGACATCCTTTAGCATAGTAATTTATAACCACACAAATTGCTTTCAAACTAAAATTGATACTATGAGGACTGTTAAGAGCAGCAGGTTTTCTTGGCTCCGGTTCTGCATGGGGTGGACCCACTGCAGTGGCAGACGGTGACACTAGCCTATTCTACAGAAGACGCTGTCCGGCAGATGGGAAGTTAAATCGAGTTTCTGACTCACAAACAAAATCCCATGGGATTTATCactagagtagagggtagagagtgtAGGGGCTGTTATTATTGTCTAACATAGTCTGGCTGCATTCCAAAAGGTGTCTGCAGCTGTCCATATAAGGGAACCCTTTTTTGATTCTAGGTAGAACtcatttgggttccatgtagaaccttctaCCAAAATGGTTCTAGCTGGAACCTAAAACGgggttcttcaaatggttctcttatggggacagccaaagaacactCATGTTCTGGACAACACCTTGTTTTTCTAAGAGCGTATGTTTGAAGTTCTCAGTAACAAAGTTATTTCAAAGAACAGCTAACTTCACTTCTCTTGGTCAgaacacttctcacatctagttGCCAATAACGTGAGGAGTAGGAAGACATACTACTGTAAAACACAATATGACCACCCCCCTCCACCATGTGGTTTCATATTAGGTTAATAGTGAAGACTATGTGTCAATCTCACTGTTGTTTCACATCTTCATACAGACTCCTGTATATTTCGCTTTAGGTTGTATCTACGTCATTTTAATTGAAAAGAGGGCAGGCTGTTTGTTTTACTAAGTTTGGTTGACTGCTCATGTATTTTGACAGTTGGCAAAGTAGAGAGTGAGTGTTGATTATAATACTGTAGCTGTCCCCTGATGATGACACaacaagtaaaaaaaatatttaaaaaatcccgTTTCAGAAACCTACACTTTTTGTTTGATTTATTATTGATTTATTCATAAACATTGAAGGAAACAATTAACACGTTTTCAAGAAGACAGCATATTGTAAAaaccaaagaaaaaaaaaacagttcaaCAATTAAACCAAGGCAAGTCGCCCTGTAGTCAACAGTCATGTGTCCCTCTCATAGTCAACACTATTCAGACAGGGACTGCAGTGCAttccaaatgacatcctattccctctaaagtgcactacttttgaccagagcccctttGGACCCGAGTCAAAAGAAGCGCCCTATAGGGATTAGggttgcctggctacccatccatATCGCTCCGGCCAACTAACATTTCTTCATCCACGATGAGTTTAGATTTTCCTCCCTACCCGACGATTTACAGAATGCGAACACATCGTTCTGATTGGTTGGGTTGGGCCATAGCCGGCATACACGATTAACGTTAGCAACTTTGCTACTCTGACTAAAAAGACAATCCAACCGCTTATATATTTGTTTCGTATAATGCCCCTCATTTTGATTTCACACAAACGACTGCTAGGACGGCAGTTTCAGACTGAGCGTATGTGACGATGATGGAGCAGAGGAATTCAATTCAGGGTGAGTCGTCAGGTAAGaaaagggtgcaatttgggacgcaccCTCTGACACGGAATTTTCCACTGAGTACACACCAACTGTTGTGTCAATGCTATCCAGAATATAACGTCATACACCACAGCTTGACTTCCCTTTTTAAAACCATTATTGTTATTGATCCATTACAAGGTAATATTCATCATTGATCACATGGATTGTTCATCGTCATAGTGATAAATCATGACAATTGACTGTATTTTCAATATGTTGTCAACTTTCAGAAGGGCCCCGTTTATACATGGGTCATTTGTCCTACATTCTGAACGTGTTTCTACACATGGCATTACTACACTGCGTTACTGTCCACTGTGtctgcattgtgaccagatttcctggTCCCTTTACCTAACATCTATTCTTTAAaaatataatgtatttatatactgTAAGACACATTGCTATAATCAGTCAATGGTGCCGAACTGACCATGATTTTAGAGGATGGGATAATGATGATTTAAAAGATCAGGACAATTAGAACCAGGTGGAAACAGGGCTTATGTGTAACATCGTGTCTACTTTACATGTTTGTATCTAAACCCTTTCAAATAGATACTGTAAAGTAAACCATGTTATACTGTCTCTAAACCCTTTTGTATCTACTGATAAACTCTTTTCTTTGGCTTGATCATGAGGGGTCTGGTGCTTACAATGAATcaggtaatctctctctctctctctctctctctctctctctctctctctctctctctctctctctctcctctctctctctctctctctctctctctctctctctctttgcactCCAAATACCTGTAGTAGTGCCTTTTAAAATGTTATTACCATGGCTTTAGCCTAACAAATCACAGGGATACTAGGACAATCTCAACCCAATACAGCATCAAACCACAGACTACAGTGCTAGTAGAATTTACTGTTTGACATTCCTTTACTCACACatataaaaacacacatttctctcAGATTGGCTTAGTTACTGAAATGAATCTAGTCTCAGAAACACGTGTTTTAAACATTCTCCCCGAAAGAGGAATAGCTCTTTTTTTTTCCAGGAATGAAAGATCCACACACAACTCTGATCGAATTTAGACAGACCCTCTGTGGTCCCATCAACAACCTTTTTAATCTTGTATTACACTGGAAAATAAATATGTCACCGTAAAAACAGACGAATACTATTTCACTGAAATTGACACAAACGACTTTACACAACAAAGAGTAATGTTCCTAAGTACACACACCTACTTCAGTACATACAAAATAAtactaccccccccccacacctacaccaccaccatcaaaaTCTGTCTCAATAAATAATGTACAGTATGGAGAGAGAAGTACACTAAACTGTTAGAAGGTTGTCGTCATCATTTTCACTGAATCTAGAACTTTAGGAACGTTGATTTACATTttgtacaaaaatatataattattagtgactttaaaaaaaaaagcctttATTCAAGTttgaaaaatacatattttccttgAAGATCACAAAAAACTATTTGACAGATTcttctttttttattattattatttttatattttttatttctctctaGATTGATGTCAATAAAGTAAAGACATAATTATCATTAACCTTACATGTATATGTGTAGAAGCGAATGCATAATAAAATGCTGACacgtttaaaaaaatgtgtctgcATCAAGAAACTGCGGTGACCAAAAGAAGGTTTTGTTTTTGACATAGTAATTAAAGCTCTTCTGATATGATTTACCTACTATATCGACAATCACATTTGTACTGTAggaataaaaattttaaaaaacgagagaaaaaaacaaaaagcaTCAAATAGTTTCCAAAGACATTTCTACGCTGTGTAGAGACCATGATGAGACCACAGATAAATATCAGACAAGATTTCATGTTTTGATTTATGTGCAATATATTGTATTCCCCCCTCCGAAAAAAATTGTAAACGAGACACTAAATCCGTCCTGTGTAGTTCCACAGAAAACATAAATATCAGAGATACATTTTGCATAAATAAATTCCTCCAGAAATGTTTGTAAAATAAGAAATGAATTTAATCATCCAGTTTTGATTAAAAGCCCTTGTCTTGTTACTTCAGCTTGCTGCTTTCTCAAGAAGCCTTTTCCCTTTCTACTGTCCAACcgtgtgtctgtccatctgtccatctgtccgtctgtccgtctgtccatctgtccgtctgtccatctgtccgtcggtctgtctgtccgtctgtccatctgtccgtcggtctgtctgtccatctgtccgtctgtccgtctgtccatctgtccgtctgtcagtctgtccgtctgtccatctgtccgtctgtccatctgtccgtctgtccatctgtccgtcggtccgtctgtccatctgtccatctgtccgtcggtccgtctgtccgtctgtccatctgtccgtctgtccgtctaaTAACACAGCAAGTTTATCTAAAATGTCCCTTAAAAAAAATGTCGTTCTGACACAGTGTAGTTCAGGTTAACACAGCGCTGATACACAAtgtatgtaatatataatatgttaCCACATTGAACAATATATTAGTCAATCAGTGGAGTAGCGCagcaacccccctccccctacacattttgccatgaggctggagagaaaatgttgttgtttaaaagcacatttcctgcaattctacacatattgCCACGGAGAAAatatttgtttaacctttattttaaactaggcaagtcagttaagaacaaatccttatctACATTGACGGGCtaccccggacgacactgggccaatcctgtgccgccctatgggactcaaaaTCACGGcccgttgtgatacagcctggattcgaaccacggtgtctgtagtgacacctcctagcactgagatgcagtgccttacaccgctgcgccactctggagccccaTTAGAAACACTCTGGAGCCCCATTAGAAACATTTGCGATTTTATAGCTGATCTCATGCTTATTCTACACATCTTGCCATGAGGCTGAAATAAAATGTGGCAGTTTTACAGCTAAATCCTGTAATTATTAAACAAATAAATCATCTACAACACATCACGTCCAATAGATTTGATCAACATGGTGATACTCTGACCAATtgcttttttttttgtgtgaaaaaaCAAAAAAGATCTATTTTCTCTTTACTTCAAAATAGAGTTTACAGTGACTAATACGCAGGGCCTTGGAGTAACACACAATGGTCTCCTAGTACCGTCATTTGTCATTttgaaattgttttttaaaagtcAAACTCAGTAAAACTTTTACTTCTGATTCGACTCAAATGTTTAGCTAgcaaaaatactacagtaatgacAGTAAGAAATACAATAGAACACCTTTTGGAATTGTTCTGAAAtcatacgagagagagagagagagagagagagaggtgaccttTTAGAATGTAGAAATTCCGGTTCTGAGGTGACATGTACGTCTACCCTACAGGGAAACCCTGTATGTTTCACACCTTCTCAGTTATTAGACTTCCTGTTTACCAAAAACACCCGGGAACCTACTGAACTGTATACTAGAGGCACAATGTCCTCCGCTCCTCACGCTCCAATGGTTGCCTGGTTATGTACAAGGGTCAGTGTTGTAGAgcacagtcttcagtctgtgtgtgtgtgtgtgtgtgtgtgtgtgtgtgtgtgtgtgtgtgtgtggtttaatgTGTTCCTATTGAGCACAGATATACTTTGGTCACTGTCGGGGCTGCGGGAGGACAAAACTAAAGTAGGAAAGTAGAGGTGTCCCATGTCCTTTTCTTGTTGTGTTAATACGACAACTCAAAGTGTCtgtagaggttagagaggtgggattctcccttctccccaaCCGCTCACGTAGTTAGCAGTTAGCATAGAGAGGTGGGATTCTCCCTTCTCCTCAACCACTCACGTAGTTAGCAGTTAGCATAGAGAGGTGGgattctcccttctccccaaCCTCTCACGTAGTTAGCAGTTAGCAGTTAGCATAGAGAGGTGGgattctcccttctccccaaCCGCTCACGTAGTTAGCAGTTAGCATAGAGAGGTGGGATTCTCCCTTCTCCTCAACCACTCACGTAGTTAGCAGTTAGCATAGAGAGGTGGGATTCTCCCTTCTCCTCAACATCTCACGTAGTACTTTATTTACCCACAACACCCATCATTTACCTTGTAGAGGTACTAATTCCTTTAGAGAGGACTGACTCAGAGCAACAGAAAACCACCCTCCTCATCCCTGTACAGTACAGTCCGTTGGTCAGCAGctggtgctctccctctccccggtgCTCTTGGACTGCAGGCCTGCTGAGCTGACTGCAATTTGGCAGCCGTTGGTGACGTGATTCATGACTTTCTGTTTGAGCTGGGCCACCTGTTCCCTCAGTACCGAGGCGGTGGAGGTCAGGTCACAGTTCTGGGTCTTCAGAACCTTCACCTTCTCCTCTAGCCTGGAGATCCGCTCCAGCTTCCTTTTACGACACTTAGACGCCGCGATCCGGTTACGTAGTTTCTTCCTCTCGGCCTTGATCCTCTCCTGGGTCTCCAGGTCgatgggagagagcgagggaggggaggaggtggggtccCCGGAAGGGTGACGTATCTCTGGGACAGTCTGAGGGGCGTCCAACCCCCTGTTGTGAGGATGGTGGGGTCCCTGGCCTCCGGGTCCGTGGGGGCCGTGGCATGGGTAGCCGCCGGGCATCTGGCCCCCTGGGTAGGATGATGATATATGGCTGGGGTGGTTCGGGTTGTAGCTGCTGAGGTTGGTATAGATGGGCAGGTCTCCTGCAGACATGATGTTCCTCTGGTAGGGGCCTTGcatagaggaggaaggggacaCGGGAGCTCCAACCAGCTGGTTCTGTTTATGAAGATCCGCCAGGGCTTTGACGAACCCATCGGCAAAACCCTCCTGTTCATTAGTGGCGTTGTTCCGGTACATGAAGGGGTTACCTCCGTTAGGGTTGGGGACAGGAGATGTCGTCACTAGGCCCTGGTTAGACTGGATGATGAGGTGCTCGAGGTCAGGGGAGGCTAGCTTCAGAAGGTTCATATCTGACAAGCCGCCGGGCATTAACGAGCTGTTTGTGTTGC from Oncorhynchus tshawytscha isolate Ot180627B linkage group LG09, Otsh_v2.0, whole genome shotgun sequence encodes the following:
- the june gene encoding junE proto-oncogene, AP-1 transcription factor subunit — translated: MTAKMETPFYHDESLGVPHNFGQHHADYQRYQSHKMMSKKVAHNFSGGSHSSSGLKLSQSQPGSNCNINPSNLGGINSNTNSSLMPGGLSDMNLLKLASPDLEHLIIQSNQGLVTTSPVPNPNGGNPFMYRNNATNEQEGFADGFVKALADLHKQNQLVGAPVSPSSSMQGPYQRNIMSAGDLPIYTNLSSYNPNHPSHISSSYPGGQMPGGYPCHGPHGPGGQGPHHPHNRGLDAPQTVPEIRHPSGDPTSSPPSLSPIDLETQERIKAERKKLRNRIAASKCRKRKLERISRLEEKVKVLKTQNCDLTSTASVLREQVAQLKQKVMNHVTNGCQIAVSSAGLQSKSTGERESTSC